The Lucilia cuprina isolate Lc7/37 chromosome 5, ASM2204524v1, whole genome shotgun sequence genome includes a window with the following:
- the LOC111686072 gene encoding NADH dehydrogenase [ubiquinone] 1 alpha subcomplex subunit 9, mitochondrial has product MASLILMRNVQMAKQQTNGALGVLCLRTANYSSDSPRPLKTTNLSAMKRGTGGRSSFNGIVATVFGCTGFLGRYVCNKLGKSGTQMILPYRGEDSEAIRLKVCGDLGQVLFQFYHLCDEEAIRKAVKYSNVVINLVGREYETKNFKFNDVHVEGARRIARICREMGVERLIHVSALNADPHPKSHIIDGGSNFLRSKYWGEQAVREEFPEATIIRPSDIYGSEDRFLRYYAHIWRRQFRSMPLWYKGERTVKQPVFVSDVAQGIINCAKDPDTAGKVYQAVGPKRYQLSELVDWFHRLMRKDEKWWGYQRYDMRFDPTFVLKTKMTEMICPGQPVGGLHLERLELECVTDKVLNNVPTLEDLGVQLTPMENQVPWELRPYRAALYYDADLNEFEIPAPPQTIAPRDEQRLFA; this is encoded by the exons ATGGCTTCGCTTATATTAATGAGGAATGTGCAAATGGCAA AGCAACAAACCAATGGCGCCTTGGGTGTATTGTGCTTGCGTACGGCCAATTATTCTTCCGACAGTCCACGTCCCCTGAAGACCACCAATTTGAGTGCCATGAAACGCGGTACCGGTGGCCGCAGTAGTTTCAATGGTATTGTTGCTACCGTTTTCGGTTGCACTGGCTTCTTGGGTCGTTATGTTTGCAATAAGTTGGGCAAGTCCGGCACCCAAATGATTTTGCCCTATCGTGGTGAAGATTCCGAAGCTATTCGCTTGAAGGTGTGCGGTGATTTGGGCCAGGTTTTATTCCAATTCTATCATTTGTGCGATGAGGAAGCCATTCGTAAGGCTGTCAAATATTCGAATGTTGTCATCAATTTGGTGGGACGTGAATATGAGACTAAGAATTTCAAATTCAATGATGTTCATGTTGAGGGTGCTCGTCGCATTGCACG cATCTGTCGCGAAATGGGTGTCGAACGTTTGATTCACGTTTCCGCCTTGAATGCTGATCCCCATCCCAAGAGTCACATCATTGATGGCGGCAGCAATTTCTTGCGCAGCAAATACTGGGGCGAACAAGCCGTACGCGAAGAATTCCCCGAAGCCACCATTATTCGTCCTTCGGATATTTATGGTTCTGAAGATCGTTTCTTGCGTTATTATGCCCACATCTGGCGTCGTCAATTCCGTTCGATGCCTTTGTGGTACAAAGGTGAACGTACCGTTAAACAACCCGTATTCGTTTCCGATGTAGCTCAGGGTATTATTAACTGTGCCAAGGATCCCGATACCGCTGGCAAGGTTTATCAAGCTGTGGG TCCCAAACGTTACCAATTGAGCGAATTGGTTGATTGGTTCCATCGTCTTATGCGCAAGGATGAGAAATGGTGGGGCTATCAACGTTACGATATGCGTTTCGATCCCACTTTCGTTTTGAAAACCAAAATGACCGAAATGATTTGCCCCGGTCAACCTGTGGGTGGTTTACATTTAGAACGTTTAGAATTGGAATGCGTCACCGATAAGGTACTCAACAATGTACCCACCTTAGAAGATTTGGGTGTACAATTGACCCCTATGGAAAATCAAGTACCATGGGAATTGCGTCCTTATCGTGCTGCTTTGTATTATGATGCCGATTTGAATGAATTCGAAATACCAGCACCACCACAAACCATTGCACCACGTGATGAACAACGCTTGTTCGCATAA
- the LOC111686089 gene encoding POC1 centriolar protein homolog, with the protein MLNNEQFADPCLERHFTGHSQAITQVRFNPEGNKVATSSLDSSVILWDLKQAARCIRFSAHNDSVYGVSWSPKSKLVASCSKDKTVKIWEPKLKGVSGEFLAHGKPVRSVDFDPSGTMVVTASDDKTLKLWRVAQKKFLTSFACHTNWVRAAKFSPNGQMIASCGDDKSLRIFDVNSGECIRCFTEQKGMGRQVAWHPDSTVVAVAMSCNRIKIFDLVAQELIQLYEVHVGPVNDLAFHPNGNFLLTGSDDETMKILDLLEGRPIYTLTGHTGKVTAVAFSQDGSQFASAGEDRQLLVWKSNLHTYDVSLYEAKLARETLNESGIVPHAQQTAVSSMTTTTNASDQSILIDPRQSMAYNNRDENFQVLESEYIKHSTTHMTSSPSITTTTNCSSTSTSSSSLSRNSGHLSSNSSSSLLNFPKSKSSFFDDYNNSPNTKLQNQSNASSKYF; encoded by the exons atgttaaataatgaaCAATTTGCTGATCCTTGTCTAGAAAGACATTTTACCGGTCACAGTCAAGCCATAACACAAGTGCGCTTTAATCCGGAGGGCAATAAAGTGGCCACTAGTTCTTTGG ACTCCTCTGTTATTTTGTGGGATTTAAAGCAAGCCGCCAGATGTATACGTTTTTCAGCCCATAATGATAGTGTTTATGGTGTTAGCTGGTCTCCCAAATCGAAATTGGTGGCCTCTTGTTCTAAAGATAAAACTGTGAAAATATGGGAACCTAAATTGAAAGGAGTCTCTGGAGAATTTCTAGCTCATGGCAAACCGGTGAGATCAGTAGATTTTGATCCCTCCGGCACAATGGTGGTGACAGCTTCCGATGataaaactttgaaattatGGCGTGTGgctcaaaagaaatttttaacctCCTTTGCCTGTCACACTAATTGGGTGAGAGCGGCTAAATTTAGCCCTAATGGACAAATGATTGCTTCCTGTGGTGATGACAAGTCTTTGCGTATTTTTGATGTCAACTCTGGGGAATGTATACGTTGTTTTACCGAACAAAAGGGTATGGGACGACAGGTGGCTTGGCATCCGGATAGTACTGTGGTAGCCGTTGCCATGTCTTGTAATCGCATTAAAATATTCGATTTAGTGGCTCAGGAATTAATACAATTGTATGAAGTACATGTGGGACCAGTCAACGATTTGGCTTTTCATCCAAATGGCAACTTTTTACTGACTGGCAGTGATGATGAAACCATGAAAATATTAGATCTACTAGAAGGTAGACCTATTTATACTCTGACGGGTCACACGGGCAAAGTAACAGCAGTGGCTTTTAGTCAAGATGGTTCGCAATTTGCTTCGGCGGGAGAAGATAGACAG cttttagtttGGAAATCCAATCTTCATACCTATGACGTTTCCCTTTATGAGGCCAAGTTGGCGCGTGAAACTTTAAATGAAAGTGGCATTGTGCCACATGCTCAACAAACAGCTGTCAGCTCCATGACAACCACTACAAATGCTAGTGATCAATCTATACTTATCGATCCCCGTCAATCGATGGCCTATAATAATCGTGATGAAAATTTCCAGGTGCTTGAAAgtgaatatattaaacattcgACTACACACATGACATCATCACCCTCCATCACAACTACTACTAACTGCTCCAGCACTTCGACGTCGTCGTCTTCATTATCTAGGAATTCGGGACATTTAAGCTCGAATAGCAGCAgttctttgttaaattttcccAAAAGTAAAAGTAGCTTTTTCGATGATTACAATAATTCACCGAATACGAAATTACAGAATCAATCGAATGCTagttcgaaatatttttaa
- the LOC111686093 gene encoding copper transport protein ATOX1 — translation MPVHEFKVEMTCSGCSGAVERVLGKLGDKVEKVSIDLDEKTVLVTSNLTGEELLEVIKKTGKSAQYVGVKE, via the exons ATGCCC gtgCATGAATTTAAAGTGGAAATGACCTGCTCTGGTTGTTCCGGTGCTGTGGAAAGAGTATTGGGCAAGCTAGGAg ATAAAGTTGAAAAAGTAAGTATTGATCTGGATGAGAAAACTGTTTTGGTTACCTCGAATCTAACAGGCGAAGAGCTGTTGGAAGTTATTAAGAAGACTGGCAAATCAGCACAATATGTGGGTGTGAAAGAATGA